One part of the Gaiellales bacterium genome encodes these proteins:
- a CDS encoding helix-turn-helix domain-containing protein, translated as MEDRPLECCPDLRAAFDLLGKRWTALILDVLAARPARFCEIHRAIPGLSDRLLAERLRELVAAGVVCRSGEPATRAHYALTERGQKLRPGLDELRGWARAEPAATPR; from the coding sequence ATGGAGGACCGCCCGCTCGAGTGCTGCCCCGACCTGCGCGCCGCGTTCGACCTGCTCGGCAAGCGCTGGACGGCCCTGATCCTGGACGTGCTGGCGGCCCGGCCGGCCCGGTTCTGCGAGATCCACCGGGCCATCCCCGGCCTCTCCGACCGGCTGCTGGCGGAGCGCCTGCGCGAGCTCGTCGCCGCCGGCGTGGTGTGCCGCTCCGGGGAGCCGGCGACGCGCGCGCACTACGCGCTGACCGAGCGCGGACAGAAGCTCCGGCCCGGGCTCGACGAGCTCCGCGGCTGGGCGCGGGCGGAGCCTGCGGCAACACCCCGCTAG
- a CDS encoding GAF domain-containing sensor histidine kinase encodes MAAVSLAAIVIVVIGALAPVTRYYWIEAAVWAAAAITAGGIAAATAARLYDQRARAVRLVRMQSTVARSLATAATLEETTRAMLRALGDSLGLGLAVAWRSDPRDQRLRYVGSWSAPGVDSEAFRVDSECIEFERGQGVLGGVWERGTALATPISGTGFRRQQLLEGLGFAGVVFVPIVREGVVTGVVECFTDDLDGIDQTLLDVIEQIGGQIGVAYERAERVRELEEQEEHRRHVLGALLRAEEDAKAQLASDLHDDTIQVMVAAQLALDRLERAMANGDPARTLPAVVSARQTIHAATERARHVMFQLRPQVLTERGLEAAVRGLLEDAAANGGFRFEVRSTVGRYPRALENLCYRVLQEAITNVRKHAQARSVSVTMREHEGAIVCEVSDDGVGFDPASALDRDRMRLHLGIESMRERVSVAGGTFDIRSAPGRGATFTISFPLSAVAEPHPEQLVV; translated from the coding sequence ATGGCTGCAGTGTCCCTGGCCGCGATCGTCATCGTCGTGATCGGCGCCCTCGCCCCCGTCACGCGCTACTACTGGATCGAGGCGGCCGTCTGGGCCGCCGCGGCCATCACGGCCGGCGGCATCGCTGCGGCCACGGCAGCCCGGCTGTACGACCAGCGGGCGCGGGCCGTGCGGCTCGTGCGCATGCAGTCGACGGTTGCGCGGTCGCTCGCGACGGCGGCGACCCTCGAGGAGACGACCCGCGCGATGCTGCGCGCCCTGGGCGACTCCCTCGGCCTTGGCCTTGCCGTCGCCTGGCGGTCCGACCCGCGCGACCAGCGGCTGCGCTACGTCGGCAGCTGGTCGGCGCCGGGTGTGGACTCGGAGGCATTCCGGGTCGACTCCGAGTGCATCGAGTTCGAGCGCGGGCAGGGCGTGCTGGGCGGCGTGTGGGAGCGCGGCACCGCCCTGGCGACGCCGATCTCGGGCACGGGGTTCCGCCGCCAGCAGCTGCTCGAGGGCCTCGGCTTCGCCGGCGTGGTGTTCGTCCCCATCGTCCGCGAGGGGGTCGTCACCGGCGTGGTCGAGTGCTTCACCGACGATCTCGACGGCATCGACCAGACCCTGCTCGACGTCATCGAGCAGATCGGCGGCCAGATCGGCGTCGCCTACGAGCGGGCCGAGCGCGTGCGCGAGCTGGAGGAGCAGGAGGAGCATCGCCGCCACGTCCTCGGCGCCCTGCTGCGGGCCGAGGAGGACGCCAAGGCCCAGCTCGCGAGCGATCTCCACGACGACACGATCCAGGTGATGGTCGCCGCCCAGCTGGCGCTCGACCGGCTGGAGCGGGCGATGGCGAACGGCGACCCGGCCAGGACGCTCCCGGCGGTCGTCTCGGCCCGGCAGACGATCCACGCCGCGACGGAGCGGGCCCGCCACGTGATGTTCCAGCTCCGTCCCCAGGTGCTGACCGAGCGCGGCCTGGAGGCGGCGGTGCGCGGGCTGCTCGAGGACGCGGCGGCCAACGGCGGGTTCCGGTTCGAGGTCAGGAGCACCGTCGGGCGCTACCCGCGCGCGCTCGAGAACCTGTGCTACCGGGTGCTCCAGGAGGCCATCACGAACGTGCGCAAGCACGCGCAGGCGCGGTCGGTCTCCGTGACGATGCGCGAGCACGAGGGCGCGATCGTGTGCGAGGTATCCGACGACGGCGTCGGCTTCGATCCCGCGAGCGCCCTCGACCGCGACCGCATGCGCCTGCACCTGGGGATCGAGTCGATGCGCGAGCGCGTGAGCGTCGCCGGCGGGACCTTCGACATCCGCAGCGCTCCGGGGCGCGGCGCGACGTTCACCATCTCGTTCCCGCTCTCGGCCGTCGCCGAGCCGCATCCCGAGCAGCTCGTGGTCTAG